A window of the Yersinia rochesterensis genome harbors these coding sequences:
- a CDS encoding DNA translocase FtsK: MSQEYTEDKEVTLKKLSNGRRLLEAVLIVVTILAAFLMAALLSFNPSDPSWSQTSWHEPIHNLGGSVGAWMADTLFFTFGVLAYAIPAIMVMLCWAAFRQRDASEHVDYFALSLRLIGTLALILTSCGLAALNIDDLYYFASGGVIGSLFSNAMLPWFNGVGATLTLLCIWAVGLTLFTGWSWLVIAEKIGGVVLGSLTFMTNRSRREEHYDDEDDDYQVDGAMTAEQDKGVTPNKSVVGVTAATALAANSAHADDDVLFSAPSVTDAPVSSILDGATLASAAVAETKDGDDPLLSTLRATDNDEPSVLSPAGPPSEPVISHSTVPMVDNMAATPPLYSFEIPQEATSPAPTRVAPSVERPEPQLGSWDKPATPASHSPFDFSAAQRHSDQVESTPYMNPGMGTDIDGLAPMGSPSRPASTIGVVAASAAAATFMPAFTATSDSSLQVKQGIGPELPRPNPVRIPTRRELASYGIKLPSQRMAEQEQREQEAQAPQVAETLFTAEVASEDDDALQQAILRQAFADQQSERYGQSADAGGNTFSAAEPEDEQALQEAALRQAFAAQQQHRYGSPDDENLDASEYKHAFVEETQPVDTRSAFTFSPVADLVDESPREPLFTLSPYVDDAAQPATVKGTSVPEHTEQVSAYQPSGVNQTHQVYSGQSAPVQPTPTAVPPVSPVQPTPAMDSLIHPFLMRNDQPLVKPTTPLPTLDLLSSPPAEEEPVDMFALEQMARLVEARLGDYRVKAEVVGISPGPVITRFELDLAPGVKASRISNLSRDLARSLSAIAVRVVEVIPGKPYVGLELPNKHRQTVYLREVLDCAKFRDNPSPLAIVLGKDIAGQPVVADLAKMPHLLVAGTTGSGKSVGVNAMILSILYKATPEDVRFIMIDPKMLELSVYEGIPHLLTEVVTDMKDAANALRWCVGEMERRYKLMSALGVRNLAGYNERVAQAEAMGRPIPDPFWKPSDSMDISPPMLVKLPYIVVMVDEFADLMMTVGKKVEELIARLAQKARAAGIHLVLATQRPSVDVITGLIKANIPTRIAFTVSSKIDSRTILDQGGAESLLGMGDMLYMAPNSSIPVRVHGAFVRDQEVHAVVNDWKARGRPQYIESILSGSEDGEGGSLGLDSDEELDPLFDQAVNFVLEKRRASISGVQRQFRIGYNRAARIIEQMEAQQIVSTPGHNGNREVLAPPPHE, translated from the coding sequence TTGCGGTTGATAGGCACATTAGCCCTGATTTTAACCTCATGTGGTTTGGCTGCATTAAATATTGACGATCTTTACTATTTCGCCTCTGGCGGGGTGATCGGCAGTCTATTCAGTAATGCCATGTTGCCATGGTTCAACGGTGTGGGGGCAACCCTGACATTGCTCTGTATCTGGGCTGTGGGCCTGACACTCTTTACGGGGTGGTCATGGTTGGTTATTGCTGAAAAAATTGGTGGAGTAGTCTTAGGATCGTTGACATTTATGACTAATCGTTCACGTCGTGAAGAACATTATGACGATGAAGATGACGATTACCAAGTTGATGGGGCGATGACTGCTGAGCAAGATAAAGGCGTTACGCCGAATAAATCGGTTGTGGGTGTAACAGCGGCTACAGCGCTGGCGGCAAACTCCGCCCATGCGGATGACGATGTATTGTTCTCGGCACCATCCGTAACAGATGCACCTGTTAGCTCGATATTGGATGGGGCAACATTGGCTAGTGCAGCAGTTGCTGAAACCAAAGATGGCGATGACCCATTATTGAGTACATTACGTGCAACAGATAATGATGAGCCGTCAGTGTTATCTCCTGCGGGTCCTCCGTCCGAACCCGTTATCAGCCACAGTACAGTGCCGATGGTTGATAATATGGCCGCAACGCCGCCGCTCTATTCTTTTGAAATTCCACAAGAAGCGACGTCTCCTGCGCCAACACGTGTTGCACCGTCGGTTGAAAGGCCTGAGCCTCAACTGGGTTCATGGGACAAACCAGCAACACCCGCTAGCCATTCTCCCTTTGATTTTTCAGCGGCGCAGCGCCATAGCGATCAGGTAGAAAGTACACCTTATATGAACCCTGGAATGGGCACAGATATTGATGGTCTGGCCCCGATGGGGTCGCCAAGTCGCCCTGCGTCTACGATAGGAGTAGTCGCGGCAAGTGCGGCTGCCGCCACGTTTATGCCCGCATTTACCGCTACCAGTGATAGCAGTTTACAGGTTAAACAGGGCATAGGGCCTGAGTTACCAAGGCCTAATCCTGTTCGGATCCCGACACGGCGTGAACTCGCTTCCTACGGTATCAAATTACCGTCTCAGCGTATGGCGGAGCAGGAACAGCGAGAGCAAGAAGCACAAGCTCCTCAAGTTGCTGAAACGTTATTTACAGCGGAGGTTGCCTCTGAAGATGATGATGCATTACAGCAGGCAATCTTGCGTCAAGCTTTTGCTGACCAACAATCAGAGCGTTACGGACAATCAGCCGATGCGGGGGGGAATACTTTCTCTGCGGCAGAGCCAGAAGATGAACAGGCTTTGCAAGAGGCGGCATTACGACAAGCCTTTGCAGCGCAACAGCAACATCGTTATGGTTCTCCGGACGATGAAAATCTTGACGCTAGCGAATATAAACATGCTTTTGTTGAGGAAACGCAACCCGTAGATACCCGTAGTGCCTTTACATTCTCACCGGTTGCAGATCTGGTCGATGAAAGCCCACGTGAGCCTCTGTTTACGCTGTCTCCGTATGTTGACGACGCCGCGCAGCCAGCAACAGTGAAAGGTACTTCTGTACCAGAGCATACTGAACAGGTCTCGGCCTATCAGCCGTCAGGAGTCAATCAAACTCATCAAGTGTATTCTGGCCAATCAGCACCGGTGCAACCAACTCCGACAGCAGTACCGCCAGTTTCACCAGTGCAGCCAACTCCGGCGATGGACAGTTTGATTCACCCCTTCTTGATGCGCAATGATCAGCCTTTGGTCAAACCGACAACACCATTGCCGACGTTGGATCTTCTTTCTTCTCCGCCAGCGGAGGAGGAACCGGTTGATATGTTTGCTCTGGAGCAAATGGCGCGTTTAGTCGAAGCGCGGTTAGGTGATTATCGGGTGAAAGCAGAGGTCGTGGGTATATCTCCGGGGCCGGTCATTACCCGCTTTGAGCTTGATTTAGCACCAGGTGTCAAAGCTTCGCGCATTTCTAATCTTTCTCGCGATTTGGCTCGATCTCTTTCGGCTATTGCCGTGCGTGTGGTGGAAGTGATTCCAGGTAAGCCTTATGTCGGGCTTGAACTACCCAATAAACATCGTCAGACCGTTTATTTACGCGAAGTCCTCGATTGTGCCAAATTCCGAGATAATCCGTCGCCATTAGCTATTGTGTTGGGTAAGGATATTGCTGGGCAACCGGTGGTAGCCGATCTGGCTAAAATGCCTCATTTACTGGTGGCTGGTACCACCGGTTCCGGTAAATCGGTGGGCGTTAACGCCATGATCCTCAGCATCTTGTATAAAGCCACGCCAGAAGATGTGCGCTTTATCATGATTGACCCGAAAATGCTGGAGCTGTCAGTGTATGAGGGGATCCCTCATCTGTTAACCGAAGTGGTTACTGATATGAAAGATGCGGCGAATGCATTGCGGTGGTGTGTCGGCGAAATGGAACGGCGCTATAAGCTGATGTCTGCATTGGGTGTGCGTAACCTTGCTGGATATAACGAGCGAGTGGCTCAAGCTGAAGCGATGGGGCGTCCAATCCCCGATCCATTCTGGAAACCCTCTGATAGTATGGATATTTCACCGCCAATGTTGGTGAAATTGCCTTATATCGTGGTGATGGTGGATGAATTTGCTGACCTGATGATGACAGTGGGCAAGAAAGTTGAAGAGCTAATTGCGCGTTTGGCGCAAAAAGCCCGAGCTGCTGGGATTCATTTAGTCTTGGCAACTCAGCGCCCGTCTGTGGATGTGATTACAGGCCTCATTAAAGCCAACATTCCGACCCGCATCGCATTTACGGTTTCCAGCAAGATAGATTCGCGAACTATCCTTGATCAAGGTGGTGCAGAATCGCTACTGGGGATGGGGGATATGCTGTATATGGCACCTAATTCCTCAATTCCGGTACGTGTTCACGGCGCTTTTGTCCGCGATCAGGAAGTGCACGCGGTGGTTAATGATTGGAAAGCTCGTGGTCGTCCTCAATACATTGAGAGCATTCTCAGTGGTAGTGAGGATGGTGAAGGCGGTAGCCTTGGCTTGGATAGCGACGAAGAATTGGACCCACTGTTTGACCAAGCGGTGAACTTTGTCCTGGAGAAGCGCCGTGCGTCTATCTCCGGGGTACAGCGCCAATTCCGTATCGGCTATAACCGTGCGGCACGGATTATTGAGCAGATGGAAGCCCAGCAGATTGTCAGTACGCCCGGCCATAACGGGAATCGTGAAGTCTTGGCTCCGCCTCCACACGAGTAA